A portion of the Pedobacter cryoconitis genome contains these proteins:
- a CDS encoding ABC transporter ATP-binding protein, whose product MDKTNTIISVRNLVKNYADFTAVKGISFDVYENEIFGLLGPNGAGKTTTLEIIETLREKTSGEITVDGFSVDKDANEIKRIIGVQLQAAGYYPNLNLVELMELFAGLYGVNIKPMEMLEKVNLQDKAKAKFKALSGGQKQRFSIATTLLNSPKIIFLDEPTTGLDPQARRNLWDLIIDIRNNGTTVVLTTHYMDEAEQLCDRVAFVEHGEIIALDTPDNLIDQLISSGFERKKEVKKANLEDVFINLTGQEWREG is encoded by the coding sequence ATGGATAAAACGAATACCATTATCAGTGTCCGTAATCTGGTAAAAAACTATGCTGACTTCACAGCAGTCAAAGGGATTAGTTTCGACGTCTATGAAAATGAGATTTTCGGACTGCTTGGCCCTAATGGTGCAGGAAAAACGACTACATTAGAAATTATCGAGACGCTGCGGGAAAAAACTTCCGGAGAAATCACAGTAGATGGATTTTCTGTAGATAAAGATGCCAATGAAATCAAAAGGATTATTGGTGTACAATTACAGGCCGCAGGTTATTACCCAAACCTGAACCTGGTGGAACTCATGGAACTCTTTGCTGGTCTTTATGGAGTAAACATCAAACCTATGGAGATGCTGGAGAAAGTAAACCTTCAGGATAAAGCCAAAGCAAAATTCAAAGCCCTTTCAGGCGGACAAAAACAACGCTTCTCTATTGCAACAACTTTACTGAATTCCCCGAAGATTATCTTCCTGGATGAGCCAACAACGGGACTTGACCCCCAGGCACGCCGTAATCTGTGGGACCTTATTATTGATATCAGGAACAATGGGACTACAGTTGTGCTGACCACCCATTATATGGATGAGGCAGAGCAATTGTGTGACCGTGTCGCTTTTGTAGAACATGGAGAAATCATTGCCCTTGACACGCCTGATAACCTGATTGATCAGTTAATCAGCAGCGGGTTCGAAAGAAAGAAAGAAGTTAAAAAAGCTAACCTCGAAGATGTATTTATCAATCTTACAGGCCAGGAATGGCGTGAAGGCTAA
- the panB gene encoding 3-methyl-2-oxobutanoate hydroxymethyltransferase, producing the protein MSIHKEVKRITTHILQEMKQSGEKISMLTAYDYSMATVLDDAGLDVLLVGDSASNVMAGHETTLPITLDQMIYHAQGVVRGATRAFVVVDLPFGSYQGNSKEALSSAIRIMKESGAHGVKLEGGTEVVDSISRIITAGIPVMGHLGLTPQSIYKFGTYTVRAKGEEEAEKLKLDAQALQDAGCFAIVLEKIPAALAKEVAESLHIPVIGIGAGPHCDGQVLVVNDMIGLTKGFKPRFLRQYINLYDGILGAAKAYIKDVKANDFPNEKEQY; encoded by the coding sequence ATGTCTATACACAAAGAAGTAAAGCGTATTACGACCCACATTCTGCAAGAGATGAAACAGAGTGGTGAAAAGATATCGATGTTAACTGCGTATGATTATTCCATGGCTACGGTTCTGGATGATGCAGGACTTGATGTTTTATTGGTTGGTGATTCAGCTTCAAACGTAATGGCGGGCCATGAAACAACTTTGCCGATTACACTGGACCAGATGATTTATCATGCTCAGGGTGTCGTTAGAGGTGCAACACGCGCTTTTGTCGTAGTGGATCTTCCTTTCGGTTCTTACCAGGGTAATTCAAAAGAGGCTTTGAGCTCTGCGATCAGGATCATGAAAGAATCAGGTGCCCATGGTGTAAAGCTGGAAGGTGGTACTGAAGTGGTAGATTCTATTTCAAGAATTATCACTGCAGGAATTCCTGTAATGGGCCATTTAGGTTTAACTCCACAATCCATCTATAAATTCGGGACGTATACTGTAAGAGCTAAAGGTGAAGAAGAAGCTGAAAAGCTGAAACTTGATGCGCAGGCTTTACAGGATGCTGGCTGTTTTGCAATTGTATTGGAAAAAATACCTGCTGCCCTGGCTAAAGAAGTAGCTGAGAGCCTTCATATTCCGGTTATCGGTATAGGTGCAGGACCACATTGTGATGGACAGGTTTTAGTGGTAAACGATATGATCGGTTTAACTAAAGGCTTTAAACCACGTTTTTTACGTCAGTATATTAATTTATATGACGGAATTTTAGGTGCTGCAAAAGCATATATTAAGGATGTGAAAGCGAATGACTTTCCAAATGAAAAAGAGCAATACTAA
- a CDS encoding glycosyltransferase codes for MNKVLIIQYPSLSHLNASFKIAKILKNNGYEVFYFMPKDFYSHVNNNNFHFYSSDTFPFGVDADISFAKQMEIDYDYFDKLKNKCSTLFYDLRKGELNTAVDTIKPNVIIADTFAGTDFLLLYQKIRMLRIKFFYLETMLSSIGSANHPYLNSRSMPDQKISVRFEHFLRVASKNMRQIFDKILYLGQDEYSVLNRKIKAEGLPAHYQIDKSNFFDIIFKNIPSLLTSPIELEYFKIPQYENHHYLGLFVDKSRVDMCIDDRLKAIVSKERPVIYISFGTVFGEHRSRDIFSLMKKLNAVAAQLPDFDFIFSLGKKKWEEEHLKQLSNIHIFSYVPQLWMLENSKVFITHGGLNSVKESIAIGIPLLVYPVDIDQIGNARKIMTKKIGLYGELKKDSVKMIKNKIERLLGTNDYRNNMEIIRFNIDNKYNEEELILNLIDQYDPIV; via the coding sequence ATGAATAAAGTACTGATCATACAATACCCTTCCCTGAGCCACCTCAATGCTTCATTTAAAATTGCTAAGATCCTGAAGAATAACGGCTATGAGGTATTTTATTTTATGCCGAAGGACTTTTATAGTCATGTCAACAACAACAATTTCCACTTTTACAGTTCAGATACCTTTCCATTTGGTGTCGATGCCGATATTTCCTTTGCCAAACAGATGGAAATTGATTATGATTATTTCGATAAACTTAAAAACAAATGCAGTACTTTATTTTATGACCTTAGAAAAGGTGAATTAAATACTGCTGTTGATACAATTAAGCCAAACGTAATCATTGCTGATACCTTTGCAGGTACTGACTTCCTCTTATTATATCAGAAAATAAGAATGTTACGCATCAAATTTTTTTACCTGGAAACCATGCTATCCAGCATCGGAAGCGCCAACCACCCTTATTTAAACAGCAGATCAATGCCAGATCAGAAAATCAGTGTCCGTTTCGAACATTTTCTGAGGGTAGCATCCAAAAACATGAGACAGATTTTCGATAAGATTTTATATCTCGGACAGGATGAATACTCTGTTTTAAATAGAAAAATAAAAGCTGAAGGGCTGCCTGCCCATTATCAGATAGACAAATCAAATTTCTTTGACATTATCTTCAAGAATATTCCCAGCTTATTAACTTCACCTATTGAGCTGGAGTACTTTAAAATTCCTCAATATGAGAACCATCATTATCTCGGACTTTTTGTAGATAAAAGCCGCGTTGATATGTGTATTGACGATCGTTTAAAAGCTATTGTCTCAAAGGAAAGACCCGTCATATATATATCATTCGGTACTGTATTTGGTGAACACCGCTCACGTGACATATTTTCTCTGATGAAAAAACTTAATGCAGTAGCAGCACAACTACCTGATTTTGATTTTATTTTTTCTTTAGGAAAAAAGAAATGGGAGGAGGAACACTTGAAACAACTATCAAATATCCACATCTTTTCCTATGTTCCTCAATTGTGGATGCTGGAAAATTCAAAGGTATTCATCACTCATGGTGGTCTGAATTCTGTTAAAGAAAGTATTGCTATTGGCATCCCGCTTCTGGTTTACCCAGTAGACATTGATCAGATCGGAAATGCGAGAAAGATCATGACCAAAAAGATTGGACTTTATGGAGAACTAAAAAAAGATTCTGTTAAAATGATCAAAAATAAAATCGAGAGACTGCTTGGCACAAATGATTACAGAAATAACATGGAAATTATCAGGTTCAACATCGACAACAAATACAATGAAGAAGAATTAATCTTAAATCTAATTGATCAATATGATCCTATCGTATAA
- a CDS encoding condensation domain-containing protein yields the protein MSNANHLVSPKQIAAFELYDRLGSEYLHIGIGIRNKDRLRVEKAWHSLIHQREILRSLLIYQDSCLYRNVLPMDKEQFQLEFEIVEQGDELERIVTQRIRVLNKYPVNNKRLFYGVVYEFEDNYVIILFINHIIGNTAALGILKEDFITLYKDNSAIIQLHSFEDYVLNQVSRLRKGFLAEYDFHKNKLNAIIPGMVKANGLAVDLRDNQSFINSITVKTFDHRKYFLHTPKKKPEGSVFCQLSSYLMIPNYRGIKCHKFSLYTVVVASYLKAMNEFYTNGYYFQFLMDYKNSKYALRQIGDFSGDFYMTNILSVLEGADLLSKVQMELFKTYKAHAIYNYQMFDIDVGGLFSNCNMLVNYTPLNVVNEDDPVEDLVEISYDYVRAHNANFELSVDTNGFMSYRILFNEQVHTKSFIDDFNTLWRLNMQSFLTLF from the coding sequence ATGAGCAATGCAAATCATTTAGTAAGTCCAAAACAAATTGCTGCATTTGAGCTTTACGACCGGCTGGGCAGCGAGTATTTACATATAGGTATTGGAATAAGAAATAAAGATCGTCTCAGAGTGGAGAAGGCCTGGCATTCCTTAATACACCAAAGAGAAATTCTACGCTCTTTGCTTATTTATCAGGATAGTTGTTTATATAGAAATGTGCTTCCTATGGATAAAGAACAGTTTCAGCTTGAATTTGAAATTGTTGAGCAAGGAGATGAATTAGAGAGAATAGTTACGCAAAGAATAAGGGTATTGAATAAATATCCTGTAAATAACAAAAGACTGTTTTATGGAGTTGTTTATGAATTTGAAGACAATTACGTAATTATCCTGTTTATCAACCATATTATCGGTAACACCGCAGCTCTTGGCATATTAAAAGAGGATTTCATAACACTATACAAAGATAATTCTGCTATTATCCAGCTACATTCTTTTGAAGATTATGTATTAAATCAAGTATCGAGATTACGCAAAGGCTTTTTAGCTGAATATGATTTTCATAAAAATAAACTTAATGCAATTATACCTGGAATGGTTAAAGCAAACGGGTTAGCTGTCGACCTGAGAGATAATCAGTCTTTTATCAATTCTATAACGGTTAAGACTTTTGACCACAGAAAATACTTTCTACACACGCCTAAAAAAAAACCTGAAGGATCTGTATTTTGCCAGCTGTCATCTTATTTGATGATTCCAAACTATAGGGGAATCAAATGTCATAAGTTTAGTTTATATACTGTGGTTGTAGCTTCCTATTTAAAAGCCATGAATGAGTTTTATACAAACGGCTATTATTTCCAATTTTTAATGGATTATAAAAACAGTAAATATGCATTACGGCAAATCGGTGATTTCTCAGGAGATTTTTATATGACCAACATACTTTCTGTTTTAGAAGGAGCTGATCTTCTTTCAAAAGTGCAGATGGAATTATTTAAAACGTATAAAGCACATGCTATTTACAATTATCAAATGTTTGATATCGATGTCGGTGGTTTATTCTCAAATTGCAATATGCTGGTAAATTACACTCCTTTAAATGTTGTAAATGAAGATGATCCCGTAGAAGACCTTGTGGAAATCAGTTATGATTATGTGAGGGCACATAATGCAAATTTCGAACTTAGTGTAGACACAAATGGTTTTATGAGCTATAGAATTTTATTTAACGAACAAGTACATACCAAAAGTTTTATTGATGATTTCAATACCTTGTGGAGATTAAATATGCAAAGTTTTTTAACACTCTTCTAA
- the carA gene encoding glutamine-hydrolyzing carbamoyl-phosphate synthase small subunit, which translates to MTNYTKLPAILLLADGTVYHGKAAGKIGTTTGEICFNTGMTGYQEIFTDPSYFGQIMVTTNAHIGNYGIHKEEIESDSIKIAGLVCKNYNIGYSRKEANESIQDYFQDENIVGISDIDTRALVRKIRDQGAMNAIISSEITDIEELKAKLAQVPSMDGLELSSQVSTKEPYFYGSPDATYKVATLDFGIKKNTLRNFDERDLYVQVFPAKTTFEEMDKWGADAYFVSNGPGDPSAMPYAIETVKQILASDKPLFGICLGHQLLAQANGIGTMKMFNGHRGLNHPVKNIIKNHCEVTSQNHGFGVIPEEVRSSDKVEITHINLNDQSIEGIRVKGKKAFSVQYHPESSPGPHDSRYLFDDFVKLIKGEISW; encoded by the coding sequence ATGACTAACTACACCAAGTTACCTGCTATCCTGTTATTGGCTGACGGTACTGTTTACCACGGTAAAGCTGCCGGAAAGATTGGTACAACGACAGGAGAGATTTGTTTCAATACAGGAATGACGGGTTATCAGGAAATTTTCACTGATCCATCTTATTTCGGACAAATCATGGTCACTACGAATGCCCATATTGGTAATTATGGAATTCATAAAGAAGAAATCGAATCTGATTCGATTAAGATTGCAGGTCTGGTTTGCAAGAATTACAACATCGGCTATAGCCGTAAAGAGGCAAATGAATCTATACAGGATTATTTCCAGGATGAAAACATCGTTGGGATTTCTGATATCGATACCCGTGCTTTAGTAAGGAAAATCAGAGATCAGGGAGCAATGAATGCGATTATCTCTTCTGAAATTACTGACATTGAAGAATTGAAAGCTAAATTAGCGCAAGTGCCTTCTATGGACGGACTTGAATTATCTTCACAAGTTTCTACTAAAGAACCTTATTTCTACGGCTCACCAGATGCGACTTATAAAGTAGCAACCCTGGATTTCGGAATCAAGAAAAACACATTACGTAACTTCGACGAAAGAGATTTATACGTACAGGTTTTCCCTGCAAAAACGACTTTTGAAGAAATGGACAAATGGGGAGCTGATGCTTACTTCGTGTCTAACGGCCCTGGCGATCCATCGGCAATGCCTTACGCTATTGAAACTGTGAAACAAATTCTGGCTTCGGACAAACCACTTTTCGGTATCTGTTTAGGTCACCAGTTATTAGCACAAGCTAACGGAATTGGTACTATGAAAATGTTTAACGGCCACAGGGGATTAAACCACCCGGTAAAAAATATTATTAAAAACCATTGCGAAGTAACTTCTCAAAATCATGGTTTCGGTGTAATACCGGAAGAAGTAAGAAGTTCTGACAAAGTGGAAATTACCCATATCAACTTAAATGATCAGTCGATCGAAGGAATCCGTGTGAAAGGCAAAAAAGCATTCTCGGTACAATATCACCCGGAATCTTCACCTGGACCGCATGATTCACGTTATCTGTTTGATGACTTTGTGAAGCTGATCAAAGGCGAAATAAGCTGGTAG
- a CDS encoding RluA family pseudouridine synthase produces MSVTDKDVLFEDNHLIAICKRAGDIVQVDETRDEPLEDMVKRYIAKKYNKPNSAFLGVVHRLDRPVSGVILFAKTSKALERMNAIFKNREVKKTYWAVVRNRPANISGTLVHWLVKNPKTNVVTPHNTEVPGSQRAELSYRLLGELGGYYLIEVDPLTGRSHQIRVQLSTLGCPIVGDNKYGYPRGSRKGSICLHARRLQFLHPVKKEPVNIFAKLPVDGFWERFESF; encoded by the coding sequence ATGTCGGTAACTGATAAAGATGTACTTTTCGAAGATAATCACCTGATTGCGATTTGTAAACGTGCAGGTGATATTGTTCAGGTCGATGAAACTCGGGATGAGCCATTGGAAGATATGGTGAAAAGGTACATCGCCAAAAAATATAATAAGCCTAACAGTGCATTTTTAGGTGTGGTACATCGTTTGGACCGTCCGGTAAGCGGAGTGATCTTATTTGCAAAAACAAGTAAGGCGCTGGAAAGAATGAATGCCATTTTTAAAAACAGGGAGGTCAAGAAAACTTATTGGGCGGTTGTACGCAATCGTCCGGCAAATATTTCGGGAACGCTGGTCCACTGGCTGGTTAAAAACCCAAAAACAAATGTGGTTACGCCGCATAATACCGAAGTTCCCGGAAGTCAGCGTGCTGAATTAAGTTACAGGCTGCTTGGTGAACTGGGCGGATATTATCTGATTGAGGTTGATCCTTTAACAGGACGCTCCCATCAAATCAGGGTTCAGCTTTCGACTTTAGGCTGCCCGATTGTTGGGGATAATAAATACGGCTACCCCCGTGGCAGCCGTAAAGGAAGTATTTGTTTACACGCCAGAAGATTGCAATTCCTTCACCCGGTTAAAAAAGAACCGGTAAATATCTTTGCCAAACTTCCTGTAGACGGATTTTGGGAGCGTTTTGAGTCTTTTTAA
- a CDS encoding cysteine peptidase family C39 domain-containing protein: MYKNATPLPYPFYKQQQDNECALSCLKMVSEFYGKQITFEYLRELVQMDPEGISIYNVVKSLNLLNFKSLVVSATYFSLLEKAILPCIMLWKSNHYVVIYNITDGYVNFADPNTGLLMMDIKDFSGLYKDSEKEEWIILLEPRS, from the coding sequence ATGTATAAAAATGCGACTCCCCTTCCTTACCCTTTCTATAAACAACAACAAGACAATGAATGCGCTTTGTCCTGTTTAAAAATGGTCTCCGAATTTTATGGAAAACAAATCACCTTTGAGTACTTAAGAGAACTTGTGCAAATGGATCCCGAAGGGATTTCCATTTACAATGTCGTTAAATCCCTTAATTTACTGAATTTCAAATCACTGGTAGTAAGTGCAACCTATTTTTCTTTATTAGAAAAAGCAATTCTCCCTTGTATCATGCTATGGAAAAGTAATCATTATGTAGTCATTTACAATATAACTGATGGCTATGTCAATTTTGCAGATCCAAATACGGGATTATTAATGATGGATATAAAAGATTTTTCCGGACTGTATAAAGACTCAGAAAAGGAAGAATGGATCATACTTTTAGAACCAAGATCTTAA
- a CDS encoding ABC transporter permease, translating into MNKSYNNTKATLALAKASFRSITRSPSAVVFTLAFPLIFILVFGFLGGGGVKLDLAIAPGSDMQNPVIIALQHTSVIHLITDKSEVELQQRLEKGTVAGVIDVHKNIVDQPAYLANVKYTSASMDKGNILKSILNNLMYTLNTKDLKPSVAELKESTVHGRTYRTIDFILPGQLGFSLLSTGVFGTAFVFFSLRQTLVIKRFFATPVKRSSIILGEGLARIGFALIGALFIILIGHFFFHFTLIHGVTTVINMLLLSTIGVIVFMGFGFVVSGIAKSESTIPPISNIITLPQFLLSGTFFSIENFPNWLQPISRALPLTYLNDAMRQVAFEGAGLWDVKQQILIMVIWGIGIYAVAVKVFKWE; encoded by the coding sequence ATGAACAAATCATATAACAATACTAAAGCGACACTGGCCCTTGCCAAAGCAAGTTTCAGGTCTATTACCCGCAGCCCTTCGGCTGTAGTTTTCACCCTTGCCTTTCCACTGATTTTTATCCTGGTATTTGGTTTCCTTGGCGGCGGCGGAGTTAAACTAGATCTTGCCATAGCTCCAGGATCGGATATGCAAAACCCAGTGATTATCGCCCTGCAACATACTTCTGTAATCCATTTAATTACTGATAAAAGCGAAGTTGAGCTTCAGCAGCGGTTAGAAAAAGGAACGGTTGCCGGGGTAATTGATGTCCATAAAAACATCGTGGATCAACCAGCCTATCTGGCAAACGTAAAATATACTTCTGCATCGATGGATAAAGGAAATATCCTGAAGTCGATCCTGAATAACCTGATGTATACTTTAAATACGAAAGATTTGAAGCCATCAGTCGCAGAGCTGAAAGAGAGTACTGTTCATGGCAGAACTTACCGTACCATAGATTTCATCCTTCCGGGTCAGCTTGGCTTTTCTTTGCTGAGTACAGGTGTTTTCGGAACAGCTTTCGTTTTCTTCAGCTTAAGACAAACCCTGGTGATCAAACGCTTTTTTGCCACCCCGGTAAAAAGATCGAGTATTATCCTTGGTGAAGGCCTCGCCAGAATAGGTTTCGCCTTAATTGGTGCATTGTTTATTATCCTGATCGGCCATTTCTTTTTCCACTTCACACTCATCCACGGGGTCACGACAGTGATTAATATGCTCCTGCTTTCCACCATTGGTGTCATTGTGTTTATGGGCTTCGGTTTTGTCGTATCCGGTATCGCAAAAAGTGAAAGCACGATCCCTCCTATCTCAAATATTATTACCTTACCACAATTTTTATTATCTGGTACGTTCTTCTCTATAGAGAACTTCCCAAACTGGCTGCAACCAATTAGCAGGGCCTTACCACTCACCTATCTGAATGATGCGATGAGACAGGTTGCTTTTGAAGGCGCCGGACTATGGGATGTGAAACAACAGATTTTAATCATGGTAATCTGGGGAATAGGAATATACGCGGTAGCGGTGAAGGTATTCAAGTGGGAATAA
- a CDS encoding cysteine peptidase family C39 domain-containing protein, whose amino-acid sequence MARIKRKWKRISFVVKNKSEAGDACILWLLRYYNGFASQQRFVTNANRQKDSDSIKDLLRLAKTTGFDVECWQAGFDALDSILHPVILVVNEPELGDNSYMVLCKVISHKTGISYMLYHPMKGMLSLPKAELEQLWLSKIFLSMDLVSRSSAALERKKTWKWILDSITGKWPLFILSVLANVIKVAAGIILFFIVISLIDLWPHNNALPIKTLITISALMLTILFSEILHKNLKNVTTHLHFSNQLNNFTANIFNSSTGILRERVNESLLSRYLDITASKIQLFTLLHLSFSATVILLIISSYLSLISLQTVSCLFALTLIIYLITDKMKGGITNKQLKLSMHRAALVSSFNTMLESMSTIKTSNRESEFLLKANKRNYDYLDQLYNLKKLQNKFDIIKGLAFFSVLFSILIINLLYLQSGELLPGQFLALMALALLFSFTLNNLSSGLLKYHEIKTAHFNANFDLQAPPVKAQKKSPSLHLQDLESVEIYTLGNDTHYFKALKGKVNYFHFDDMAQRLDLVSAFDQFKTSENFEIIVNNVVRYQEIELDIRKKSIAVVLSEPFIFNDSIAGNIAFSDVNHIQEAVLNFIFKYGLDNYVKRFPESLATIIGTSGYELEIRDKIIIAIARALYRGAGLLIIDEVFLGIEEYNQDALNDFLDRIKDDIIVIVLAKINPDTTFCLKENSEKNKPGSYE is encoded by the coding sequence ATGGCTCGAATCAAAAGAAAATGGAAAAGAATAAGTTTTGTCGTAAAAAATAAGTCAGAAGCTGGAGATGCCTGTATTTTATGGCTCTTACGTTACTATAATGGCTTTGCTAGTCAACAAAGATTTGTCACTAATGCTAACCGTCAAAAAGATTCAGATTCTATAAAAGACCTGTTAAGGCTGGCCAAAACCACAGGTTTTGATGTAGAGTGCTGGCAGGCTGGTTTTGATGCCCTGGATTCAATTCTTCATCCTGTTATCCTTGTCGTCAATGAACCAGAGCTTGGTGATAACAGTTACATGGTGTTATGTAAAGTTATTTCGCATAAAACCGGTATTTCTTATATGCTCTATCACCCTATGAAAGGAATGCTTTCTCTTCCCAAAGCAGAGCTCGAACAATTATGGCTTTCTAAAATCTTTTTGTCAATGGATCTGGTCAGCCGGTCATCAGCTGCTCTGGAAAGAAAAAAAACATGGAAATGGATACTGGATTCCATAACAGGTAAATGGCCATTGTTTATTTTGTCAGTTCTGGCAAATGTGATTAAGGTTGCAGCGGGGATTATACTATTTTTCATTGTCATATCTCTCATTGATCTTTGGCCACATAACAATGCGCTACCTATCAAAACTTTAATTACAATTTCCGCACTGATGCTGACTATTCTGTTTTCAGAGATACTTCATAAGAATCTAAAAAATGTAACCACCCATCTGCATTTCAGCAATCAACTCAATAATTTCACTGCAAATATTTTCAATTCTTCAACAGGCATTTTAAGAGAGAGAGTTAATGAAAGTTTATTAAGTAGATACTTAGATATCACAGCCAGCAAAATTCAGCTTTTCACCTTGCTGCATCTCTCCTTTTCTGCTACAGTAATACTTCTTATCATCAGCTCTTATTTATCCCTTATTTCGTTGCAAACAGTAAGTTGTCTATTCGCATTAACATTGATTATCTATCTTATAACAGATAAAATGAAAGGTGGTATTACAAATAAACAGCTCAAACTTTCTATGCATAGGGCTGCACTGGTCAGCAGTTTTAATACCATGCTCGAAAGCATGAGTACTATCAAGACTTCAAATCGTGAAAGTGAATTTCTTCTCAAAGCAAATAAAAGAAATTATGATTACCTGGATCAGCTTTATAATTTGAAAAAGTTACAGAATAAATTTGACATCATTAAAGGGCTCGCATTTTTCTCTGTATTATTCTCCATTCTTATTATAAATCTATTGTATTTACAGAGTGGTGAACTCTTGCCAGGTCAGTTTTTAGCATTAATGGCATTAGCACTGCTATTTTCTTTTACACTAAACAACCTATCCTCAGGCCTTTTAAAATACCATGAAATAAAAACAGCTCATTTTAACGCCAATTTCGATCTGCAAGCCCCACCGGTTAAAGCTCAAAAAAAGAGCCCTTCTCTCCATTTACAAGATCTGGAGTCCGTCGAAATCTATACACTTGGAAACGACACCCATTATTTTAAAGCACTAAAAGGAAAAGTAAATTATTTTCATTTTGATGATATGGCTCAAAGATTGGATTTAGTGAGTGCTTTTGACCAATTTAAAACATCAGAAAATTTTGAGATTATCGTTAATAATGTGGTCAGATATCAGGAAATCGAATTAGATATCAGAAAAAAATCTATTGCAGTAGTGCTTTCCGAACCCTTTATTTTTAATGATTCTATAGCTGGTAATATTGCTTTCAGTGATGTGAACCACATTCAGGAAGCAGTATTAAATTTTATATTTAAATATGGTTTAGATAATTATGTCAAGCGATTTCCAGAGTCTCTGGCAACTATTATTGGTACTTCGGGGTATGAATTAGAGATCCGGGATAAAATCATCATTGCCATCGCCAGAGCGCTCTACCGGGGTGCCGGGTTACTGATCATAGACGAGGTGTTTTTAGGAATAGAAGAGTACAATCAGGATGCATTAAATGACTTCTTAGACAGAATAAAGGATGATATAATTGTAATTGTATTAGCCAAAATTAACCCTGATACAACATTCTGCCTGAAAGAAAACTCAGAAAAAAATAAGCCAGGCAGTTATGAATAA